In Paenibacillus larvae subsp. larvae, the following proteins share a genomic window:
- a CDS encoding YwhD family protein, whose translation MELNKGSKLNALNIVSSNINHKGFGAGSINLSNVSSIIIDGEEAYLDMGALHAKSKVEKRIKFSPNKEDVPNGRTCWIVWVAVDRNPEGTYYAGLTACEMLIDEEACRGWKILPDHVNRMDAAMKRKIMLDGLNEKERAALRQLLMEHNKEWWDRSDNSLKEALK comes from the coding sequence ATGGAACTGAATAAAGGCAGCAAGCTGAACGCATTAAATATTGTTAGTTCGAATATCAATCATAAGGGGTTTGGAGCAGGTTCCATTAATTTAAGTAACGTTTCCAGCATCATCATTGATGGGGAGGAAGCTTACTTGGATATGGGGGCGCTGCATGCCAAAAGCAAGGTGGAAAAACGTATTAAGTTCTCCCCGAACAAAGAAGATGTGCCGAATGGCCGCACTTGCTGGATAGTATGGGTGGCTGTGGACCGGAACCCTGAAGGTACGTATTATGCAGGGCTAACGGCTTGTGAAATGCTGATTGATGAAGAGGCATGCAGAGGGTGGAAGATTCTTCCCGACCACGTTAACCGTATGGATGCTGCCATGAAGCGCAAAATTATGCTGGATGGTCTGAATGAGAAGGAGAGGGCGGCCTTGCGCCAATTGCTTATGGAGCATAATAAGGAATGGTGGGACCGTTCAGATAACTCCTTAAAAGAGGCATTAAAGTAA
- a CDS encoding S8 family peptidase produces MDYSLPFVELLHDQMQAGPRAKKHIIHFRSKKEFHACLEGLKRYKTSNSTLFSVRSLKLIHAISCPLLSESKLLKHPSIAGFEEDYQVTVHEVRKSKKKLAERSSLATGSQIIPWGVSHIRAPRTWPRTQGKDVHIGVIDTGIDYSHPDLRQSISRGINLVHRQALPHDDNGHGTHIAGTIAASSTHSGILGVAPKARIHPVKAFDHNGSAYVSDIIAGIDWCVQQNLDIINMSFGMKTYSKSLEQAVLNAYNSGKIIVASSGNDGKKATIDYPAQLSHVISVGAITSNNKVASFSNRSNLIDIYAPGEKIYSAWLGGKYNELSGTSMATAHVSGVIALILAIKPDLKLMAVKKLLKRSSLTGNKSRNTTVEIRRLHARRAVLAVIKKT; encoded by the coding sequence TTGGACTACTCTTTACCGTTTGTTGAGCTATTACACGATCAGATGCAGGCGGGACCCCGGGCGAAAAAACATATTATCCATTTCCGAAGCAAAAAAGAGTTCCACGCGTGTCTCGAAGGGTTGAAGCGTTACAAAACGTCTAATTCCACTCTATTCTCTGTTCGCAGCTTAAAACTGATTCATGCGATCTCATGTCCACTATTATCCGAATCCAAATTACTAAAACATCCTTCTATAGCAGGATTTGAAGAAGATTATCAAGTAACTGTCCATGAAGTTCGCAAGTCGAAAAAAAAGCTGGCCGAACGCTCCTCCCTGGCTACCGGTTCACAGATTATCCCCTGGGGGGTCAGCCATATCAGGGCTCCAAGAACTTGGCCACGCACCCAAGGTAAGGATGTCCATATTGGAGTTATTGATACAGGCATTGATTACAGCCATCCGGATTTACGGCAATCCATATCCAGGGGAATTAATCTCGTCCATAGACAGGCCCTCCCACATGATGATAACGGACATGGGACACACATTGCCGGAACCATTGCCGCGTCAAGTACCCATTCGGGTATTCTCGGGGTAGCTCCCAAGGCCCGCATTCATCCGGTTAAGGCATTTGATCATAACGGGAGCGCCTATGTATCGGATATTATAGCGGGTATAGACTGGTGTGTACAGCAAAATCTGGACATCATTAATATGAGTTTTGGCATGAAAACTTACAGTAAGTCTTTGGAGCAGGCCGTGTTAAACGCCTATAATTCAGGGAAAATCATTGTAGCGTCCTCAGGTAATGACGGCAAAAAAGCGACGATCGATTATCCAGCACAGCTCTCTCATGTTATTTCTGTCGGCGCTATAACAAGCAATAACAAAGTGGCTTCGTTCAGTAATCGCAGCAATTTGATTGATATTTATGCGCCTGGTGAAAAAATATATTCAGCCTGGCTGGGAGGCAAATATAATGAATTGAGCGGAACATCTATGGCAACGGCCCACGTCAGTGGTGTCATTGCCTTAATCCTTGCCATAAAACCTGACCTCAAACTTATGGCGGTTAAAAAGTTGTTAAAACGAAGTTCCCTAACAGGAAATAAATCGAGGAATACAACCGTTGAAATACGAAGGCTTCACGCCCGCAGAGCTGTACTGGCAGTGATAAAGAAGACCTAG
- the rpoE gene encoding DNA-directed RNA polymerase subunit delta: MSSQYTLKLNEEQAREMPMVDIAFAVLKAVNTPFYYRDLMAEVAKIKGLTEEQTMDVIAQLYTEINIDGRFACVGTNLWGLKRWYPVEKSEDAVANTKRPRIINDDDDDLDEEVYAEEEYESFDAGEDFDDSEDGEAEDSEFFEDEDLDDEIDEEVEVDEEDEDLDEEEDLGEDEEKEK, encoded by the coding sequence ATGAGTAGCCAATATACACTCAAATTAAATGAAGAACAGGCTCGTGAAATGCCGATGGTGGATATTGCATTTGCTGTTTTAAAAGCAGTGAATACCCCATTTTACTACCGTGATTTAATGGCGGAAGTGGCAAAGATTAAAGGGCTTACTGAAGAACAAACGATGGACGTTATCGCCCAACTATATACAGAAATAAATATTGACGGCCGTTTTGCCTGCGTAGGCACAAATCTATGGGGGTTGAAAAGATGGTATCCGGTTGAAAAATCCGAAGATGCCGTGGCTAATACAAAGCGTCCTAGAATCATAAATGATGACGATGATGATCTGGACGAAGAGGTTTATGCGGAGGAAGAATACGAATCCTTTGATGCAGGCGAAGACTTCGACGATAGTGAGGACGGCGAAGCGGAAGATAGCGAGTTCTTTGAGGACGAGGATCTTGATGACGAAATCGACGAAGAGGTAGAAGTCGATGAAGAGGACGAGGATCTGGATGAAGAGGAAGACCTGGGGGAAGACGAAGAGAAAGAGAAATAA
- a CDS encoding DUF1934 domain-containing protein — translation MTSKKQVLVRIDSRQDGHNLIQRVSGELFFKGRQIYLRYREPSLEMGNTLTTVKIGGQEIKLIRHGDIRSEQTFIHGGKRNGYYETQHGMLSLETQTRWIRQNLSAGLGSLEWEYDLHVMEEHAGTYTLKLVIQEDKG, via the coding sequence ATGACGAGCAAGAAGCAAGTGCTTGTCCGGATTGACAGCAGGCAGGACGGGCATAACTTGATCCAGCGCGTTTCCGGCGAACTTTTTTTCAAAGGCCGGCAAATCTATTTGAGATACCGGGAGCCATCCCTGGAGATGGGAAACACACTGACTACCGTGAAAATAGGGGGGCAGGAGATCAAACTCATCCGCCACGGAGATATCCGTTCGGAGCAAACCTTTATTCATGGAGGAAAGAGAAATGGTTATTATGAGACCCAGCATGGAATGCTGAGTTTGGAAACGCAAACCCGGTGGATCCGTCAAAACCTGTCCGCGGGACTGGGAAGTCTGGAGTGGGAGTACGACCTGCATGTAATGGAAGAGCATGCGGGCACTTATACATTAAAGTTAGTCATTCAGGAGGATAAAGGATGA
- the speB gene encoding agmatinase — protein sequence MKLDQAYSGNVFIASSENYEESKAVIYGMPMDYTVSFRPGSRFGPARIREVSIGLEEYSPYLDKSLEDITYFDAGDLLLPFGNAARSLDLIGDYVRGLLADGKFPIGLGGEHLVSWPVIREVYKQYPDLALIHIDAHADLREQYEGEPLSHSTPIRKAAELIGGKNVYQFGIRSGTREEFAYARENLNFYPFEVLEPLKQVLPELEGRPVYVTIDIDVLDPSAAPGTGTAEAGGITSKELLGAIHAIAASELNVVGADVVEVAPIYDPTEQTQIAAAKLIREILLGFVN from the coding sequence ATGAAGTTAGATCAGGCATACTCCGGTAATGTCTTCATTGCCAGTTCGGAAAATTATGAAGAGTCCAAGGCTGTTATCTATGGAATGCCAATGGACTATACGGTCAGCTTCCGGCCTGGCTCCAGGTTTGGCCCGGCTCGCATCCGGGAGGTATCCATCGGTCTGGAAGAATACAGTCCATACTTGGATAAAAGTTTAGAAGATATAACTTATTTTGACGCTGGGGATTTGCTGCTACCCTTCGGAAATGCAGCACGAAGTCTTGACCTGATTGGTGATTATGTCCGCGGGCTTCTGGCGGACGGCAAATTTCCTATTGGACTTGGCGGGGAACATCTTGTATCGTGGCCGGTGATTCGGGAGGTTTATAAGCAGTATCCGGATCTAGCCCTGATTCATATCGACGCCCACGCGGATTTAAGAGAACAGTATGAAGGCGAACCGCTTTCCCACTCTACTCCGATCCGCAAAGCTGCCGAATTAATTGGAGGCAAGAATGTGTACCAATTCGGTATCCGCTCCGGTACGCGGGAGGAATTTGCTTATGCGCGCGAAAACCTGAACTTCTACCCCTTTGAAGTGTTGGAACCGTTGAAACAGGTACTGCCTGAACTGGAGGGTCGTCCCGTCTATGTTACCATCGATATCGATGTCTTGGACCCATCTGCTGCTCCAGGTACGGGAACGGCAGAAGCTGGGGGCATCACGTCGAAAGAACTGTTGGGTGCCATTCATGCGATTGCCGCTTCGGAACTGAATGTGGTTGGAGCGGATGTAGTAGAGGTCGCACCGATCTATGATCCAACGGAACAAACCCAAATTGCAGCGGCCAAACTGATCCGGGAGATTCTGCTCGGATTTGTGAATTAA
- a CDS encoding M1 family metallopeptidase has translation MKHLLANRIIQWILVLLLVVLTVGGTRLWLFPNMESEQPSFQPSKSIPTAEETPVVPPAETAHKPLSKRVIEYHMSVDYAVDRKELNGQQVFTWKNPGTQPVRELYMHLYPNAFSSMKTTFMTESGGKLRQDKVKENSFGSMDLLSIRTENGEDLLPRIQYVQPDDGNREDRTLVKIPLNEPVGPGEKVTLRTQFLVKLPAVFARMGTAGDFVMAGQWFPKVAVYEPAETRGRTADGWNLHQYHGNSEFYADFGTYDVKIKVPSSYVVAATGFPTKRLDDGQTKTYQFYADDVHDFAWSASPNFVYVEEPFSGANIPGVKIKLYLDPKHEPLKTRYMSAAKKALSRYSQWYGTYPYSTLSVVVPPEDGNGAGGMEYPTLITAWGASDDKPGPELERVLAHEIGHQFWYGLVATNEFEEAWLDEGLTSYTEDRFMEVEYGVSPDLPLESSYITSPAPLKQNSWEYRNDGEYADNVYTRAKLVLKAIENQVGQKTMDRILKQYFTKWKFKHPTSSDFQQVVEEVTKNGWDDFFKQYVYGGLMSNYAVESVQVQSSQKDGGTVYESSVIIRKLGGTVPSVPIRFHFTDGTSIDKAWDGKDERIEYKLSHSAPVDWVRVDPDHSLVLENKHMNNYWQTNVNDKAKVRWNLGITEIINGILKWVGW, from the coding sequence ATGAAACACTTGTTAGCTAATCGAATCATTCAATGGATACTGGTTCTCCTGCTTGTTGTGCTTACAGTCGGAGGAACAAGACTTTGGCTTTTCCCGAATATGGAGTCTGAACAGCCCAGTTTCCAGCCCTCCAAAAGTATACCCACAGCTGAGGAGACTCCTGTGGTACCTCCCGCGGAAACGGCTCATAAACCCCTCAGCAAACGGGTCATTGAGTACCACATGTCAGTAGACTATGCCGTTGACCGGAAAGAGCTGAACGGGCAGCAGGTGTTTACCTGGAAAAATCCGGGCACTCAGCCGGTCCGGGAATTGTACATGCACCTTTATCCAAATGCTTTTTCATCCATGAAAACGACTTTCATGACAGAATCCGGAGGGAAACTTAGACAAGACAAAGTGAAAGAAAACAGCTTTGGTAGTATGGACCTGCTCTCTATAAGGACAGAAAATGGAGAGGACCTTCTGCCCCGTATTCAATACGTCCAGCCTGATGACGGCAACAGGGAGGATCGCACCCTGGTCAAAATTCCTTTGAATGAACCCGTAGGTCCCGGTGAGAAGGTGACTCTGCGCACTCAGTTTTTGGTCAAGCTGCCCGCCGTGTTTGCCCGTATGGGAACGGCAGGCGATTTCGTAATGGCGGGCCAATGGTTTCCTAAAGTGGCTGTCTACGAACCGGCGGAAACCCGGGGACGGACTGCCGATGGCTGGAATCTCCATCAATACCACGGCAACTCGGAATTCTATGCCGACTTTGGCACATACGATGTAAAAATCAAAGTTCCTTCTTCCTACGTGGTGGCAGCAACCGGATTTCCTACCAAACGATTGGATGACGGCCAAACCAAAACGTATCAATTCTATGCCGATGATGTCCATGACTTTGCCTGGTCTGCTTCACCCAACTTTGTATACGTAGAAGAGCCCTTTTCAGGGGCTAATATTCCCGGTGTGAAAATCAAGCTTTATCTGGACCCGAAACATGAACCCCTCAAAACCAGGTATATGAGTGCGGCTAAAAAAGCACTTAGCCGATATAGCCAGTGGTACGGTACCTACCCGTATTCCACCTTATCCGTCGTGGTACCGCCGGAAGACGGTAACGGAGCAGGAGGGATGGAGTATCCAACCCTGATTACCGCGTGGGGTGCTTCCGATGACAAGCCCGGACCCGAACTCGAACGGGTACTTGCGCATGAGATCGGTCATCAATTCTGGTACGGATTGGTCGCTACCAATGAATTTGAAGAAGCTTGGCTGGACGAAGGATTAACCTCCTATACGGAAGACCGTTTCATGGAGGTCGAGTACGGCGTATCGCCCGATCTTCCATTAGAATCCAGCTATATCACTTCTCCAGCACCCTTGAAACAAAACTCCTGGGAATACCGGAATGACGGGGAATACGCAGATAACGTTTATACGCGAGCCAAGCTGGTACTTAAGGCTATTGAAAATCAGGTAGGCCAGAAAACTATGGACCGCATACTGAAGCAGTATTTTACTAAATGGAAATTTAAACATCCCACATCAAGCGATTTCCAGCAGGTAGTTGAAGAAGTGACCAAAAACGGATGGGACGATTTCTTTAAGCAGTATGTTTACGGTGGCCTCATGTCTAACTACGCTGTTGAATCTGTCCAGGTACAATCTTCCCAAAAAGACGGGGGTACCGTCTACGAAAGCAGTGTAATCATACGTAAGCTTGGGGGTACAGTCCCCTCAGTTCCTATTCGTTTTCACTTTACAGATGGTACGAGCATAGACAAGGCATGGGATGGCAAAGACGAAAGAATCGAGTACAAATTATCGCACTCAGCCCCTGTGGATTGGGTAAGAGTCGATCCTGACCACTCGCTGGTGCTGGAAAATAAGCATATGAACAACTACTGGCAAACCAATGTGAATGACAAAGCAAAAGTCCGCTGGAATCTGGGCATTACAGAAATAATAAACGGAATTCTAAAATGGGTGGGGTGGTGA
- the speE gene encoding polyamine aminopropyltransferase — translation MDLWYTEKQTDNFGITAKIKESLVREQTDFQDLAIIDTLEWGRMLVLDGMVMTTVKDEFVYHEMVAHPALCTHPNPRHVLVVGGGDGGVIREVLKHPQVEKAVLVDIDGKVIEYSKKYLPEIAGELDNPRVEVIVNDGYMHIHDNKNAYDVIMVDSTEPVGPAVELFTKGFYQGIYDALKEDGIFVAQTDNPWFKADLIQNVNKDVKEIFPIVRVYGANIPTYPSGLWTFTMGSKTYDPLEVDENSIPEMETKYYTPRLHKAAFVLPKFVEDLVK, via the coding sequence ATGGATTTATGGTACACGGAGAAACAAACGGACAACTTCGGTATTACGGCGAAAATTAAGGAAAGCCTTGTGCGCGAGCAGACGGACTTTCAAGATTTGGCCATCATTGATACCTTGGAATGGGGACGTATGCTGGTGCTAGACGGTATGGTGATGACGACGGTGAAAGATGAGTTCGTTTATCACGAAATGGTAGCGCATCCTGCATTGTGCACCCACCCTAATCCCCGGCATGTACTGGTGGTTGGCGGTGGAGACGGGGGTGTGATCCGCGAAGTACTGAAACATCCTCAAGTGGAAAAAGCGGTATTGGTCGATATTGACGGAAAAGTAATTGAATACTCCAAGAAGTACTTACCCGAGATTGCAGGAGAATTGGACAACCCTCGTGTAGAAGTAATCGTCAATGACGGTTATATGCATATTCATGATAATAAGAATGCTTACGATGTAATTATGGTAGATTCAACCGAACCGGTTGGACCTGCTGTGGAGCTGTTCACCAAAGGATTTTATCAGGGAATTTATGATGCGTTAAAAGAAGACGGCATTTTTGTGGCACAAACGGACAATCCATGGTTTAAAGCCGATTTGATCCAAAATGTGAACAAAGATGTAAAGGAAATTTTCCCTATTGTCCGTGTATACGGAGCGAATATTCCTACTTACCCGAGCGGCCTTTGGACATTTACAATGGGCAGCAAAACTTATGACCCGCTTGAAGTGGATGAAAACAGCATTCCAGAGATGGAAACCAAGTATTATACACCAAGATTGCATAAAGCGGCTTTCGTTCTTCCTAAATTCGTGGAAGATTTGGTGAAGTAG
- the argS gene encoding arginine--tRNA ligase yields MNVLNEVKTSVKKAIADAVVSAGIVDIEQLPAVTLEVPKDKAHGDFATNIAMQLTRIAKQNPRQIAEKLIAHLDKEAAYIDEVEIAGPGFINFRMNKSYLYQVIGQVLEQGNSYGKINMGKGKRVQVEFVSANPTGSLHLGHARGAAVGDALCNVLEMAGCEVTREYYINDAGNQVLNLAKSIEARYRQALGQEAEMPEDGYYGEDIKGFAEELAKAEGDRLLALNDEERLVFFRKYGLEKELDKIKRDLGRFGVKFDEWFSETSIYENNMIDDVLKQLKDNGHVFEQDGATWLRTTDYGDDKDRVLIKNDGTYAYLTPDVAYHRNKYERGYDEIINIWGADHHGYIPRMKAAVTALGYDANKLTVLIAQMVSLFQNGEKVKMSKRTGKAVTMEDLMDEVGVDAIRYFFTMRSMDSHLDFDMDLAISKSNENPVFYVQYAHARICSIFRQAEEQGISMLPAGQADLSRLTAEAEFDLLRKMAELPEEVAIAAEQYAPHRLIRYVYELASQFHSYYKAERVITDDAAQTQARLALLAALRVVLRNVLAAVGVSVPERM; encoded by the coding sequence ATGAACGTGTTAAATGAGGTCAAAACCTCTGTCAAAAAGGCGATCGCGGATGCGGTGGTATCAGCCGGGATTGTGGACATTGAGCAGCTGCCGGCTGTAACTCTTGAGGTACCTAAGGATAAAGCACACGGGGACTTTGCTACCAACATTGCGATGCAGCTAACCCGGATTGCCAAACAAAACCCCCGCCAGATTGCGGAGAAATTGATTGCCCATCTGGATAAAGAGGCGGCTTATATTGATGAAGTCGAGATTGCAGGGCCTGGCTTTATTAATTTCCGTATGAACAAAAGTTACTTATATCAGGTTATAGGACAAGTTCTGGAGCAGGGGAACAGCTACGGAAAAATCAACATGGGAAAAGGAAAACGTGTCCAGGTTGAATTCGTATCGGCCAACCCTACCGGTTCTCTTCATTTGGGACATGCCCGGGGAGCTGCAGTAGGGGATGCGCTTTGTAACGTGCTGGAAATGGCAGGCTGCGAGGTGACAAGGGAATATTATATTAACGATGCCGGTAACCAGGTGCTGAACCTGGCCAAATCGATTGAAGCCCGCTACCGCCAGGCGCTCGGTCAAGAAGCCGAAATGCCGGAAGACGGATACTACGGGGAAGATATTAAGGGCTTCGCGGAGGAACTGGCCAAGGCTGAAGGGGACCGTCTGCTTGCACTAAATGATGAGGAACGTCTTGTTTTTTTCCGCAAGTACGGGCTGGAGAAAGAACTGGATAAAATCAAACGGGACCTGGGGCGTTTTGGGGTCAAGTTTGATGAATGGTTTTCCGAAACTTCCATTTATGAGAATAACATGATCGATGATGTATTAAAGCAGCTCAAGGATAATGGACATGTCTTTGAGCAGGACGGTGCGACCTGGCTGCGAACTACGGATTACGGGGATGACAAGGACCGGGTGCTGATCAAGAACGACGGGACCTATGCCTATCTCACTCCGGATGTAGCTTATCATCGTAATAAATATGAACGCGGATATGATGAAATCATCAATATCTGGGGGGCTGATCACCATGGATATATTCCCCGTATGAAGGCTGCCGTGACGGCTCTCGGCTATGATGCAAATAAACTGACCGTCTTGATCGCGCAAATGGTCAGCTTGTTCCAAAACGGCGAGAAGGTCAAGATGTCCAAGCGTACCGGCAAGGCTGTAACGATGGAAGATCTGATGGATGAAGTGGGCGTGGACGCCATCCGTTATTTCTTCACCATGCGCAGCATGGACTCTCACCTGGATTTTGACATGGACCTGGCCATTTCTAAGTCCAACGAAAATCCGGTGTTTTATGTACAGTATGCTCATGCCCGTATTTGCAGCATCTTCCGCCAGGCGGAGGAACAAGGGATTTCAATGCTGCCGGCCGGCCAGGCGGATTTATCCAGGCTGACCGCTGAAGCAGAATTCGACCTGCTGCGCAAAATGGCTGAGCTTCCTGAGGAAGTTGCCATTGCAGCGGAGCAGTACGCTCCGCACCGCCTGATCCGCTATGTGTACGAACTGGCCAGCCAGTTCCACAGCTACTATAAGGCGGAGCGTGTGATCACGGACGATGCGGCACAAACACAAGCAAGGCTGGCCCTTCTGGCCGCCCTGCGCGTTGTGCTCCGCAACGTCTTGGCAGCGGTGGGCGTATCGGTTCCGGAGCGCATGTAG
- a CDS encoding transglycosylase domain-containing protein → MADPKQPNSSNMSRLGKHAKRARRASRLKRTLTFLFTCFILASLCAGALLFYLKVKDLPVTKVSQTSEMYDSKGNKVDTINSGQNRQVVPLKDISSYLANATLSIEDQHFYDHMGVDPKAIARAVIVNIKHMSKVQGGGTITQQLARNLYLSHEKTWTRKIKESVYAVQMELHMSKEEILEKYLNQIYYGHGAYGAEAAAQMYFGKHAKDLTLAESALLAGIPKGPKYYSPYADMKNATERQKVVLSTMVNTGSITQEEADKAKEEHISIRPQEENEANPAPYFRDYIKSIAMEKLDMPEEEFELGGFKIYTTLDTKAQKAAEDVIAKNLGKNGDLQTALVAIDPRTGYIKAMVGGRNYKENQFNRVFASTRQPGSSFKPFVYLTAIEQGISPATHYTSEPTTFKYDNGRQTYAPGNFNNQFFGSIDMREAVAHSDNIYAVHTILEVGPDKVINKARKMGITSDMKPLPSLALGTYPVSPFEMASAFSAIANQGVRMEPTAITKIEDMSGKVLYEAKPKSERIADPGPSYVLTQLMESVFEQGGTGSRVAKMIKRPVAGKTGTTDHDAWMVGFTPELATAVWVGYDKDRAINSVESHLASPIFAEFTEEVLESVPPKSFEVPDGVTIVQLDKESGLLSNSDCPNSHEQAFIAGTEPKQYCTNKSDKGKEGGGDSWWSQFKRWWNGD, encoded by the coding sequence ATGGCAGATCCCAAGCAACCGAATTCATCCAATATGAGCCGGCTCGGTAAGCATGCCAAACGTGCCCGGCGTGCAAGCCGTTTGAAACGAACGCTCACTTTCTTGTTTACCTGCTTTATTCTGGCCAGTCTTTGTGCCGGAGCGCTTCTTTTTTATTTGAAAGTGAAAGATTTGCCAGTAACCAAGGTATCCCAGACTTCAGAGATGTATGACTCCAAAGGCAACAAAGTAGATACGATTAATTCGGGACAAAACCGGCAGGTGGTCCCTCTTAAGGACATCTCCTCTTATCTTGCCAATGCTACATTATCCATTGAAGACCAGCATTTTTACGATCATATGGGAGTGGACCCGAAAGCAATCGCACGGGCAGTTATCGTGAATATTAAGCACATGTCCAAAGTCCAGGGAGGCGGAACGATCACACAGCAGCTTGCCCGTAATCTGTATTTGTCCCATGAAAAAACATGGACCCGTAAAATCAAGGAGTCAGTCTACGCCGTTCAGATGGAGCTGCATATGTCCAAAGAGGAAATCCTTGAGAAGTATTTAAACCAGATTTACTACGGCCATGGCGCTTATGGAGCTGAGGCAGCTGCCCAGATGTATTTCGGCAAACATGCTAAGGACCTCACTCTGGCCGAAAGTGCCCTTCTTGCGGGCATTCCCAAAGGGCCTAAATACTATTCACCTTATGCGGATATGAAGAATGCGACTGAACGGCAAAAAGTGGTACTCAGCACGATGGTCAACACCGGTTCCATAACCCAGGAAGAGGCGGACAAAGCCAAAGAGGAGCATATTTCGATTCGTCCGCAAGAGGAAAATGAAGCTAATCCGGCCCCTTACTTTCGGGATTATATCAAATCCATAGCTATGGAAAAGCTGGATATGCCCGAAGAAGAATTCGAACTGGGCGGTTTTAAAATCTATACTACCCTCGATACCAAGGCTCAAAAGGCGGCGGAAGATGTCATTGCCAAAAATCTTGGCAAAAACGGGGACCTTCAGACAGCTCTTGTGGCAATAGATCCCCGTACGGGCTATATTAAGGCGATGGTAGGAGGGCGGAATTATAAAGAGAACCAGTTTAACCGGGTATTCGCCTCTACCAGGCAGCCGGGCTCCTCTTTTAAACCGTTCGTTTACCTGACAGCTATTGAACAGGGGATTTCCCCGGCGACTCACTATACAAGTGAACCGACCACATTCAAGTACGATAATGGGAGGCAGACCTACGCACCCGGCAATTTTAACAATCAGTTTTTCGGGAGTATCGATATGCGGGAAGCCGTTGCCCATTCGGATAATATTTACGCGGTTCATACGATTCTGGAAGTGGGGCCGGACAAGGTCATTAATAAAGCACGCAAAATGGGTATTACCAGCGACATGAAGCCCCTGCCTTCTCTGGCACTGGGTACGTATCCGGTCAGTCCTTTCGAGATGGCTTCGGCTTTCTCTGCCATAGCGAATCAGGGAGTAAGGATGGAACCGACAGCCATAACTAAAATTGAGGATATGTCCGGAAAAGTCCTATATGAAGCAAAACCTAAAAGCGAAAGAATTGCAGATCCCGGACCAAGCTATGTGCTGACACAGCTTATGGAAAGTGTATTTGAACAAGGAGGAACCGGGAGCCGTGTTGCAAAAATGATCAAGAGGCCGGTAGCCGGTAAAACAGGCACTACAGATCACGACGCCTGGATGGTCGGATTTACACCTGAATTAGCTACAGCCGTTTGGGTCGGGTATGACAAAGACAGGGCAATTAATTCAGTGGAATCTCATCTGGCCTCTCCAATCTTCGCCGAATTCACGGAAGAGGTTCTTGAATCAGTTCCGCCCAAAAGCTTCGAGGTACCGGATGGAGTTACGATCGTTCAGCTGGATAAAGAAAGTGGACTGCTCTCCAATTCCGATTGTCCAAACTCTCATGAGCAGGCCTTTATTGCCGGAACAGAACCGAAACAGTACTGTACGAACAAATCGGACAAAGGAAAAGAAGGCGGCGGGGACTCCTGGTGGAGTCAGTTTAAACGCTGGTGGAACGGAGATTAA
- a CDS encoding GNAT family N-acetyltransferase has protein sequence MARIWIRPTEEQDREQIRKLMISYIFDFYQYPKPEETKLDALIDLLLEQREGIQFVAREEELVGFATLYFTYSTLRASKIVLLNDLFVKENRRGCGIGTKLFNTCYQYAAQHGYPSMTLETHKQNINAQKFYEKMGAERDEWYIYWIKPMLGVGD, from the coding sequence ATGGCCAGAATTTGGATTCGCCCTACGGAAGAACAAGATCGGGAACAGATCAGAAAGCTGATGATCTCGTATATTTTTGATTTTTATCAATATCCGAAACCTGAGGAAACCAAGCTGGATGCATTGATTGACCTGTTGCTAGAACAGAGGGAAGGCATTCAATTTGTTGCCAGAGAAGAAGAACTAGTGGGTTTTGCCACCCTGTATTTTACATACAGTACACTGCGAGCCTCAAAAATTGTTCTCCTGAATGATTTGTTCGTCAAAGAGAACAGGAGAGGGTGCGGCATCGGCACCAAATTATTCAATACCTGCTATCAATATGCTGCCCAACATGGTTATCCGTCTATGACACTGGAGACTCATAAACAAAATATAAACGCCCAGAAATTTTATGAAAAAATGGGAGCCGAAAGGGATGAATGGTATATTTATTGGATCAAGCCTATGCTTGGAGTAGGGGACTGA